A window of Chitinophagales bacterium contains these coding sequences:
- a CDS encoding RagB/SusD family nutrient uptake outer membrane protein, whose translation MKSKKLILLVAATTLISLVACKKGFLNVDPKGVLDENTLATEKGVNKLLLSAYAMLDGHDGGLNLGGEWGSSGSNFLYGAIGGGEANKGSDPNDQAPNMTPVQRHDATSTNGGLNDRWKALYEGVKRTNTVLQVLAKVQNINDDARKSLAGQARALRAWYHFMAKITFNKVPYLDEQIDADLASGAILGVTNETDIWPQIVTDAKFAWENLPANMDAVGRINKWVAGAIYGKILLFTKDFTTARTVLNDVVANGTNPLGVAFDLTTNYDDNFNVDFDNSRESVLAFQASSKDNAGARNGNWGDLLNTPATNLGGAGFFCPTYWFTNSFKTDGNGLPVTNPHNTDVLDPAGMAGYTQYSGNVDTRLDWTIGRNGVPYHDWGTFQTTWRRDVSAGPFANKKTVIRQSQVGATHDASVWFSAGGVALNINYIRFSDVILMAAEAEIEGGGSLATAQTLINRVRNRAKNSSVVSFPNTYGTPRTEPYTAAFANQDAARTAVRLERTLELGLEGWRFFDLVRWGIAATELNAYYTYESAMPYQVILVPKPTYASPAQDFYPVPQQQIDLSNGFIKP comes from the coding sequence ATGAAAAGTAAAAAACTGATCCTGCTTGTGGCGGCAACGACCTTAATCTCGTTGGTCGCTTGTAAGAAGGGTTTCCTGAATGTAGATCCCAAAGGTGTATTGGATGAAAATACACTGGCGACTGAAAAAGGAGTGAATAAACTCCTGCTGTCTGCCTACGCCATGCTGGATGGACATGATGGTGGATTGAACCTGGGTGGAGAATGGGGATCCAGTGGTTCCAACTTCCTGTATGGAGCCATTGGTGGCGGTGAAGCCAACAAAGGTTCTGACCCGAATGACCAGGCCCCGAATATGACACCTGTACAACGACATGATGCCACCTCTACCAACGGAGGGCTGAATGATCGTTGGAAAGCTTTGTATGAAGGTGTAAAACGGACCAATACCGTATTACAGGTGCTGGCCAAGGTGCAGAACATCAATGATGACGCCAGAAAAAGCCTCGCCGGTCAAGCCCGCGCACTGCGTGCCTGGTACCATTTCATGGCTAAAATAACCTTTAACAAAGTGCCTTATCTGGATGAGCAGATCGATGCTGATCTGGCAAGTGGCGCTATCCTGGGAGTTACCAATGAAACAGATATCTGGCCCCAGATCGTGACCGATGCCAAATTTGCCTGGGAAAATCTTCCGGCCAATATGGATGCCGTAGGTCGTATCAACAAATGGGTGGCTGGTGCTATCTATGGTAAGATACTGTTGTTCACCAAAGATTTTACTACTGCCAGAACGGTATTGAATGATGTGGTGGCCAATGGAACAAACCCCCTGGGTGTAGCCTTTGACCTGACGACCAATTATGATGATAATTTCAATGTGGATTTTGATAACTCGCGCGAGTCGGTACTTGCATTCCAGGCCTCTTCGAAAGACAATGCCGGTGCGCGTAATGGTAACTGGGGCGACTTATTGAATACACCCGCTACCAACCTCGGTGGCGCCGGATTCTTTTGCCCCACCTACTGGTTCACCAACAGTTTTAAAACAGATGGAAATGGATTACCTGTAACCAATCCACACAATACCGATGTACTGGATCCTGCAGGTATGGCCGGATATACACAGTATAGCGGGAATGTGGATACCAGGCTCGACTGGACCATTGGCCGTAACGGTGTTCCTTACCACGACTGGGGTACCTTCCAGACAACCTGGAGAAGGGATGTATCAGCAGGCCCCTTTGCCAACAAGAAAACCGTAATCCGCCAGTCTCAGGTAGGAGCTACACATGATGCCAGTGTATGGTTCTCTGCAGGGGGTGTGGCCCTGAACATAAATTATATCCGTTTCTCGGATGTGATCCTGATGGCGGCTGAAGCCGAGATCGAAGGAGGAGGCTCGCTCGCAACAGCACAAACCTTGATCAACCGTGTACGTAACCGTGCAAAAAATAGTTCTGTGGTCAGCTTTCCCAACACCTACGGAACTCCCCGTACAGAACCTTATACCGCTGCATTTGCCAACCAGGACGCTGCCCGTACTGCCGTACGGTTGGAGCGTACCCTGGAGTTAGGTCTTGAAGGCTGGCGTTTCTTTGACCTGGTTCGCTGGGGTATTGCCGCCACTGAACTCAATGCCTATTATACCTATGAGAGTGCCATGCCTTACCAGGTGATCCTTGTGCCCAAGCCGACCTACGCGTCACCAGCGCAGGATTTCTACCCGGTACCGCAACAACAAATTGATTTAAGCAATGGATTTATTAAACCATAA
- the coaD gene encoding pantetheine-phosphate adenylyltransferase, which yields MERICLFPGTFDPVTLGHVDIITRALPLFDKIVVGIGTNTGKSPMFTSDQRLGWIKDLFAEHPSVVCTTYEGLTIDYCRKIKARFILRGIRYVSDFEYEKTIADANRQLDKNIETIFLTCEPKYTSVASTIVRDIIRNGGDASAFLPEVVAQSVLKSGKGVQS from the coding sequence ATGGAAAGGATCTGTCTTTTTCCCGGGACATTTGACCCTGTCACACTTGGCCATGTGGATATCATTACCCGCGCCCTGCCATTGTTTGACAAGATCGTTGTTGGGATCGGTACCAATACCGGAAAATCTCCCATGTTCACAAGTGACCAACGACTGGGATGGATCAAAGACCTTTTTGCAGAGCATCCCTCGGTAGTATGTACCACTTATGAGGGACTGACCATTGATTATTGTCGCAAGATCAAAGCTCGCTTTATCTTGCGGGGCATCCGGTATGTGAGCGATTTTGAATATGAAAAAACGATCGCTGATGCCAATCGGCAATTGGACAAGAATATTGAAACCATCTTTCTCACCTGCGAACCCAAGTACACTTCTGTTGCCTCTACCATTGTTCGGGATATCATCCGAAATGGGGGCGATGCCAGCGCCTTCCTGCCCGAAGTGGTGGCGCAATCCGTATTAAAAAGTGGGAAAGGGGTTCAGTCCTGA
- the pyrR gene encoding bifunctional pyr operon transcriptional regulator/uracil phosphoribosyltransferase PyrR, with product MKTILNEQQLDLTIRRLGHQILENNADPEQFVLIGLQPRGIYFSDRIVQIIRKEYPGKNIYYGKLDITFYRDDIRKELHVPNHTDIPFSIENKTVILMDDVLHTGRTIRAALDALLDFGRPAKVELCVLIDRRFSRQLPIQPDYTGKAIDSLMAQKVIVHWKEKEGKEAVDILD from the coding sequence GTGAAGACCATCCTGAATGAACAGCAACTGGACCTGACCATCCGTCGATTGGGGCATCAGATTCTTGAGAACAACGCCGATCCTGAGCAATTTGTCCTGATTGGCCTGCAACCCCGGGGGATTTACTTCAGTGACCGTATTGTTCAGATCATTCGTAAAGAATACCCCGGTAAGAATATTTACTATGGCAAATTGGATATTACTTTTTACCGCGACGATATCCGCAAAGAACTCCATGTGCCAAATCATACAGATATTCCTTTTTCCATCGAAAACAAGACAGTCATTTTGATGGATGATGTACTCCATACGGGCAGAACCATCCGTGCGGCACTTGATGCCCTTTTAGATTTTGGACGACCCGCCAAAGTGGAACTTTGTGTACTTATTGACCGTCGGTTTAGCCGGCAACTCCCCATCCAACCTGACTATACAGGAAAGGCCATTGATTCACTGATGGCGCAAAAGGTCATTGTCCACTGGAAGGAAAAAGAAGGCAAAGAGGCGGTTGACATACTTGATTGA
- a CDS encoding TonB-dependent receptor, with translation MAKNTCRHGAMPRRLSLLLFSIFLTLAAWAQKTVTGTVTDKGSPLPGATVTVKGTAVSTVTNTSGSFSIAVPSGSTVLVISYVGYQTTEVNVASISQVSISLTEQVITGETVIVTGYSSQRKKDITGAVAVVNVNDLKSQPTFDAQSQLQGRASGVTVIQNGVPGSGAQVRIRGLGSFNNNNPLYVVDGVQTGSISGLNPNDIESMQVLKDAASASVYGVRGSNGVIIVTTKKGKKKGVSVTYDMYYGSQNPGKGFDLLNAQEEGELYFLARQNSGLAVTGSVYGSGSSPVLPDYIYYSGAPNNGVPIMSGNAGVNPSLYSLNYNQLGDPGYTPYIIVPANKAGTNWYDEVTRNAPITNHNISVNGAGENSRYLLSLNYFNQQAISEYNFFKRYTARLNSEFSILDRVRIGENLQIFATESNRPANNDEGGIIAQTFRPMSIIPVYTIVPGDFAGTAGGSGFGTWGNAKNPLAVLYRNRNNRNNDMNIFGNVYMEIDLMKNLTFRSSFGGAINYNNSFTYPFIEYEHTENNANTTYSENFIRNNNWIWTNQASYKASFKEHDLNVVVGTEAQKSGGRQVIGSSTGYYSYDYLPFLNLSNGSTQNLSGSVIYTPVTTQSYFAKADYSFEGKYLASLTVRRDGSSKFLDPNKWGTFPAFSLGWRISDEDFFGDVKWVDDLKIRGSWGKMGNEAALGASNAFTTFGSNRQSSWYDLTGTQSSPQEGFFLSFVGNALGKWEQSVTSNIGFDATLFNGSTDVIFDWYQKKTIDLLYNPAGQAIAGAVAANNPAFRNVGSMKNSGVDLMITNRKNINRDLRLISTLTFTTYKNEITGINGTQQFFDFNSPANEANRIGSNATRNFVGSPLNTYYGYQVVGLFQSASDVSSSPTQAGAGPGRFKYADISGPAGKPDGVIDANDRTIIGDPNPDFSYGLNLALEYKAFDVSAFFYGAAGKQSFNFVRWWTDFSSGFPGGRSKRALYDSWLPDGSRPNATTPIQEVTQTAGGFSTSGSVNSYYVENSGFFRLRNLQIGYTLPASLLSKVKISKARLYVQGTNLFTITKYTGLDPDIVSFDDRAAGVDVGAFPTVRQFIIGANINF, from the coding sequence ATGGCAAAAAACACTTGTCGTCATGGCGCTATGCCAAGACGCCTCTCTTTGCTCCTATTCTCCATTTTTTTAACGCTGGCGGCCTGGGCACAAAAAACTGTAACGGGTACTGTTACAGATAAGGGATCTCCTTTGCCCGGGGCTACGGTTACCGTAAAAGGAACTGCTGTTTCCACGGTAACCAATACCAGTGGTTCATTTTCCATCGCGGTTCCATCGGGAAGCACTGTACTGGTAATTAGTTATGTAGGTTATCAGACCACGGAAGTGAATGTGGCCTCTATTAGCCAGGTCAGTATTTCGCTGACCGAACAGGTTATTACTGGTGAGACAGTGATCGTAACCGGTTATTCTTCGCAGCGAAAGAAGGATATTACGGGTGCGGTGGCGGTGGTCAATGTAAATGACCTGAAGTCGCAACCAACCTTTGATGCACAGTCACAATTACAAGGACGTGCTTCCGGGGTAACGGTGATCCAGAATGGTGTTCCCGGTTCAGGGGCCCAGGTTAGGATCCGTGGTCTGGGTTCTTTTAATAACAACAACCCGTTATATGTTGTAGACGGGGTGCAAACGGGGAGCATTTCCGGTCTCAACCCGAACGATATTGAAAGTATGCAGGTGTTGAAAGATGCGGCCTCTGCCTCTGTTTACGGGGTGCGTGGTTCCAATGGTGTAATCATTGTGACCACCAAAAAGGGCAAAAAGAAAGGGGTTTCTGTGACCTATGACATGTATTATGGTTCCCAAAATCCCGGAAAGGGTTTTGACCTCCTTAATGCCCAGGAAGAGGGCGAATTGTATTTTCTGGCGCGCCAGAACAGCGGTCTTGCTGTAACAGGTTCGGTTTACGGAAGTGGTAGTTCTCCGGTATTACCCGATTACATTTATTATTCCGGTGCCCCCAATAATGGAGTGCCGATCATGAGTGGAAACGCCGGGGTTAATCCCAGTCTCTATTCACTCAACTATAACCAACTGGGTGATCCGGGATATACACCTTATATCATTGTACCCGCCAACAAGGCAGGTACCAACTGGTATGATGAGGTTACCCGCAATGCGCCGATCACCAATCATAATATTTCAGTCAATGGGGCAGGGGAGAACAGCCGATACCTGCTTAGCCTGAACTATTTCAATCAGCAGGCCATTTCCGAGTATAATTTCTTTAAAAGATATACCGCCCGTTTGAACTCAGAATTTTCAATCCTTGACAGAGTACGGATCGGCGAAAACCTGCAGATTTTTGCTACCGAATCCAATCGGCCAGCCAATAACGATGAAGGAGGTATCATTGCCCAGACCTTCCGTCCCATGTCCATTATCCCTGTATATACCATTGTACCGGGTGATTTTGCCGGAACAGCCGGTGGTAGTGGTTTTGGTACCTGGGGCAACGCCAAAAACCCTCTTGCCGTTCTGTATCGTAACCGGAACAACCGGAATAACGATATGAACATCTTTGGTAACGTTTATATGGAGATCGACCTGATGAAGAATTTGACCTTCCGCAGCAGTTTCGGTGGTGCGATCAACTATAATAATTCATTCACCTATCCTTTCATTGAATACGAACACACGGAGAATAATGCGAATACCACTTATTCCGAGAATTTTATTCGTAACAATAACTGGATATGGACCAACCAGGCCTCCTACAAAGCAAGTTTTAAAGAGCATGACCTCAACGTGGTCGTAGGTACAGAGGCCCAGAAATCAGGCGGTCGTCAGGTGATCGGTTCTTCAACCGGATACTACAGTTATGATTACCTGCCTTTCCTCAACCTGTCGAACGGTTCCACACAAAACCTGAGTGGTAGTGTGATCTATACTCCTGTTACTACACAATCCTATTTTGCAAAAGCGGATTATTCCTTTGAAGGAAAATATCTTGCTTCTCTTACTGTACGTCGTGATGGTTCCTCCAAATTTCTGGATCCCAATAAATGGGGTACATTCCCCGCCTTCTCTCTGGGTTGGCGCATTTCCGATGAAGATTTCTTTGGGGATGTAAAATGGGTGGATGACCTGAAGATCCGTGGTAGCTGGGGTAAAATGGGTAACGAGGCTGCCCTCGGCGCCTCCAACGCCTTTACCACATTTGGTAGTAACCGCCAAAGCTCCTGGTATGATCTGACGGGTACACAAAGCTCTCCCCAGGAAGGTTTCTTCCTTTCTTTTGTAGGAAACGCCCTGGGTAAATGGGAGCAAAGTGTTACCTCCAATATTGGTTTTGATGCCACTTTATTCAACGGATCTACCGATGTGATTTTTGACTGGTATCAGAAAAAAACGATCGACCTTCTTTATAATCCTGCCGGTCAGGCCATCGCTGGTGCGGTTGCCGCTAATAACCCGGCATTCCGCAATGTAGGCAGCATGAAGAACTCTGGTGTTGACCTGATGATCACCAACCGGAAGAATATCAACCGCGACCTGCGTTTGATTTCTACGCTGACCTTTACTACCTATAAGAATGAGATCACCGGGATCAACGGAACCCAACAGTTCTTTGATTTCAACAGTCCTGCCAACGAAGCCAACCGTATCGGTAGCAATGCCACACGGAACTTCGTCGGTAGCCCCCTGAACACTTATTATGGTTATCAGGTGGTAGGTCTGTTCCAATCTGCTTCTGATGTTTCTTCTTCTCCCACTCAGGCAGGTGCAGGCCCGGGCCGTTTCAAATATGCGGATATCAGTGGACCTGCTGGTAAGCCGGATGGAGTAATTGATGCCAATGACCGGACCATTATCGGTGATCCTAATCCGGATTTCAGCTATGGTCTTAATCTGGCGCTTGAATACAAAGCCTTTGATGTTTCAGCCTTCTTCTATGGAGCAGCCGGAAAACAGTCTTTCAACTTTGTTCGGTGGTGGACTGATTTCTCCAGTGGTTTCCCAGGCGGACGCAGCAAGCGTGCCCTGTATGATAGCTGGTTGCCCGATGGTAGCCGCCCCAATGCTACAACCCCCATTCAGGAGGTTACACAAACAGCTGGTGGATTCAGTACCTCCGGTTCTGTAAACTCTTATTATGTGGAGAATTCAGGTTTCTTCCGTTTGCGCAACCTGCAGATCGGTTATACCCTTCCTGCCAGCCTGCTTAGCAAAGTGAAGATATCTAAGGCCCGTCTGTATGTTCAGGGAACAAACCTCTTCACCATTACCAAGTACACTGGTCTCGATCCCGATATCGTGAGTTTTGACGACCGTGCTGCCGGCGTGGATGTAGGTGCCTTCCCAACTGTAAGACAATTCATCATTGGAGCGAATATCAATTTCTAA
- a CDS encoding aspartate carbamoyltransferase catalytic subunit, with translation MSLSTKHLLGIKDLTPEDIQTILQTAQQFKEVLQRPIKKVPSLRDVTIVNLFYENSTRTRISFELAEKRLSADTINFSASGSSVSKGETLLDTVNNILSMKVDMVVMRHSASGAPHFLAKHIPAAVINAGDGINEHPTQALLDALSIQEKLGSLAGVRVAIIGDIMHSRVAQSNIYLLKKMGAEVIVCGPPTLIPKYMTETFGIRVEYDLRKALEWCDVANVLRIQLERQNQVLFSSLREYSLAYGINRRILESLSKPITIMHPGPINRGVELDSDVADGQQSLVLQQVENGVAVRMAVLYLLSNRQN, from the coding sequence ATGAGCCTTTCTACCAAACACCTGCTGGGTATTAAAGATCTTACCCCGGAAGATATTCAGACCATTTTACAAACCGCCCAACAGTTCAAAGAAGTTTTGCAGCGACCGATTAAAAAAGTGCCCTCCCTGCGGGATGTCACCATCGTCAACCTGTTTTACGAGAATTCTACGCGGACACGCATATCTTTTGAACTGGCAGAAAAAAGGCTATCTGCCGATACCATCAATTTTTCAGCATCTGGCTCCTCCGTTTCAAAAGGAGAAACTTTACTGGATACGGTCAATAATATCTTATCCATGAAAGTGGATATGGTTGTAATGCGGCACAGTGCCAGTGGAGCCCCGCATTTTCTGGCCAAGCATATTCCGGCCGCTGTGATCAATGCCGGTGATGGAATCAATGAACACCCGACGCAAGCCCTGCTCGATGCCTTATCGATACAGGAGAAGTTAGGATCGCTTGCCGGGGTTCGGGTGGCCATCATTGGGGATATCATGCACAGCCGGGTGGCACAAAGCAATATTTATCTGCTGAAGAAAATGGGGGCGGAAGTGATCGTGTGTGGCCCGCCAACCCTTATCCCCAAATACATGACCGAAACCTTTGGCATCCGCGTGGAGTATGACCTGCGTAAGGCTTTGGAGTGGTGTGATGTGGCCAATGTGTTACGGATACAATTGGAAAGACAAAATCAGGTGCTCTTCTCCTCCTTGCGGGAATACAGCCTGGCTTATGGTATAAACCGCCGAATATTGGAAAGCCTTTCCAAACCGATCACCATCATGCACCCCGGTCCGATCAATCGTGGTGTAGAACTTGACAGCGATGTAGCTGATGGGCAGCAATCCCTTGTTTTACAACAGGTAGAGAATGGCGTGGCGGTCCGTATGGCAGTGCTGTACCTGCTTTCCAACCGGCAGAATTAA
- a CDS encoding VCBS repeat-containing protein yields the protein MRNSRRLSIFYGLVFLSVMICSCEEKDGLFVQKSPDQTGIEFTNQLFEDDSINIFDFANIYNGGGVGVGDFNNDSLPDLYFTGNMVSNKLYLNKGAFRFEDVTEVSQTTGGGIWSRGVAVVDINNDGWMDLYVCATAKHDPLKRINLLYVNQGLNNNKVPVFRELAAEYGLADTSSSTMAYFFDYDNDEDLDLYIAVNHIIKDEYANKFRKRNLNGEHPSTGKLFRNDWNDSLKHPFYTDVSREAGILIEGYSHAANIFDVNQDGWLDIFVANDYISSNVLYINNRDGTFTDSLLDYFKHGAANSMGSDAVDMNNDGLDDVIEVDMAPGDNLRRKMFLNANNYLTYQNSDMYGFQYQYVRNMLHLNLGPSQREGDTIRHPEFAEIGYYAGIAQTDWSWTPLAADFDNDGYRDILFSNGFPKDITDHDFIVYREDAGTLVTDQEMIDEIPVVKIHNFVYRNNGDLRFTDMTAEWGMEEPTFSNGAVYVDLDKDGDLDIVMNNINDPAGIFENRLAPVKKNGFIQVELSGPEKNRQAIGATITLHQGKEIQYFHYNPYRGYISSVSSQVHFGLGGKPIDSVVIQWPGGKRSVFLAPAENSTIKANIASAGPAIKTNRDHADSWFTEVTRSVGIDFRHQQRDFIDFNIQKLLPHKFTEAGPRIATGDMNGDGLEDFVLGSSPGFSPMLFFQDQDGKFSEEALLTGDLAARKRSDDQGLLLFDADGDSDLDLYITAGGYAYRNEDIGYQDQFYLNDGKGLFRPDSNAIPIRNVSKSCVRAADFDKDGDLDLFIGGRVKPWNYPQPVPSFIFRNDSRDGKARFSDITSTIAPFLKNLGMVTDASWSDFDGDGWTDLLLAGEWMPLTFLRNNKGVFEDMTTRTGIGDRSGWWTSLCSGDFDKDGDLDFVAGNLGENSYYKASPAYPVSVYAKDFDRNGVTEAIPTSFIRGKDTDKEGQEFPAHTRDDIVDQMPFIKKRFLSYRSFGSATFHQLFTPAELQGALRLKANCLQSHYIRNDGGGKFSLHPLPAMAQYSVVNALVTADFNADGNLDLFLSTNDYSTEPGNGRYDALRGLVLQGDGKGGFRPLSMMQSGVCIPGNGKSVAGLKAADGSRLIVSSQNRGAVQVFRQRDGKK from the coding sequence ATGAGAAATTCAAGGCGCCTGTCAATTTTTTACGGCTTGGTCTTCTTGTCTGTCATGATCTGTTCCTGTGAGGAAAAGGATGGCCTGTTTGTACAAAAAAGCCCTGACCAAACCGGCATTGAGTTTACCAACCAACTCTTTGAAGATGATTCCATCAACATCTTTGACTTTGCCAATATTTACAATGGGGGAGGTGTAGGCGTTGGAGATTTTAATAATGACAGTCTCCCGGACCTGTATTTCACCGGGAACATGGTTTCCAATAAACTCTATTTGAACAAAGGAGCCTTTCGCTTTGAGGACGTAACGGAGGTTTCCCAGACCACAGGTGGAGGAATATGGAGCAGGGGAGTGGCTGTGGTAGATATCAACAATGACGGATGGATGGATTTGTATGTTTGTGCCACGGCAAAACATGATCCGCTCAAACGGATCAACCTCTTATATGTAAACCAGGGCCTGAACAATAACAAAGTACCGGTGTTCAGGGAATTGGCGGCGGAGTATGGACTGGCTGACACTTCTTCCAGTACCATGGCTTATTTTTTTGACTATGACAACGATGAGGACCTTGACCTCTATATCGCGGTAAACCATATCATCAAGGATGAATATGCGAATAAGTTCCGAAAACGTAACCTCAATGGAGAACACCCGAGCACGGGAAAATTATTTCGAAATGATTGGAATGATTCACTGAAACATCCCTTTTATACAGATGTGTCACGTGAAGCAGGGATCCTGATCGAAGGCTATTCCCATGCGGCAAACATTTTTGATGTCAACCAGGACGGATGGCTTGATATTTTTGTAGCCAATGATTATATCTCCAGCAATGTGCTGTACATCAATAACCGGGATGGCACGTTTACTGACAGCCTGTTAGACTATTTTAAACATGGTGCCGCTAATTCCATGGGCTCCGATGCCGTGGATATGAACAATGATGGTTTGGATGATGTGATCGAGGTAGATATGGCGCCGGGTGATAACCTTCGTCGAAAAATGTTTCTCAACGCTAACAATTATCTCACCTATCAGAACAGTGATATGTACGGGTTCCAATACCAGTATGTACGCAACATGCTTCATTTGAACCTTGGCCCATCCCAGCGTGAGGGAGATACAATTCGTCATCCGGAGTTTGCCGAGATCGGTTATTACGCGGGAATTGCCCAAACCGATTGGAGCTGGACGCCCCTGGCTGCCGATTTTGACAATGACGGATATCGCGATATTCTGTTCTCCAACGGGTTTCCCAAAGACATTACCGATCATGATTTCATTGTGTACCGCGAGGATGCAGGCACATTGGTTACCGACCAGGAAATGATCGATGAAATACCCGTGGTTAAGATCCACAATTTTGTGTACCGGAATAATGGCGATCTCCGTTTCACAGACATGACCGCCGAGTGGGGAATGGAAGAACCTACTTTTTCCAATGGGGCTGTATATGTGGATCTGGACAAAGATGGCGATCTGGATATTGTGATGAACAATATCAACGACCCCGCCGGAATTTTTGAGAACCGCCTTGCACCGGTTAAGAAAAATGGGTTTATTCAGGTGGAGCTTTCAGGCCCGGAAAAAAACAGGCAGGCAATTGGTGCCACCATAACCTTACATCAGGGAAAAGAAATACAGTATTTTCATTACAATCCATATCGTGGATATATATCTTCTGTCAGTTCACAGGTACATTTTGGATTGGGGGGTAAACCCATTGATTCGGTAGTGATCCAATGGCCGGGAGGCAAAAGGTCCGTTTTTTTAGCGCCGGCAGAAAATTCAACCATAAAGGCCAATATAGCGTCTGCAGGACCGGCCATTAAAACAAACAGGGACCATGCTGATTCATGGTTTACCGAAGTGACCCGAAGTGTGGGGATCGATTTCCGGCATCAGCAACGCGATTTCATTGATTTCAATATTCAGAAATTATTGCCACATAAGTTTACGGAAGCCGGCCCCCGTATCGCTACAGGTGATATGAACGGGGATGGTCTGGAGGATTTTGTGTTGGGAAGTTCGCCGGGTTTCAGTCCAATGCTTTTCTTTCAGGACCAGGATGGCAAGTTCAGCGAGGAAGCCTTGTTAACCGGGGATCTGGCCGCGCGAAAGAGATCGGATGATCAGGGTCTTTTGTTATTTGATGCAGATGGGGATAGCGATCTTGATCTGTACATAACCGCAGGTGGATACGCGTATCGAAATGAAGATATAGGTTACCAGGATCAGTTCTACCTTAATGACGGGAAAGGTCTGTTTAGGCCTGATAGCAATGCCATCCCTATCCGGAATGTGAGTAAATCCTGTGTACGGGCAGCGGATTTTGATAAGGATGGCGATCTTGATCTCTTTATCGGTGGAAGGGTAAAACCCTGGAATTACCCCCAACCCGTACCCTCATTTATATTTCGAAATGATTCCAGGGATGGTAAAGCCCGGTTTTCCGATATCACTTCCACCATTGCCCCCTTCCTGAAGAACCTGGGGATGGTCACGGATGCCTCCTGGAGCGATTTTGACGGCGATGGCTGGACCGATCTCCTCCTGGCCGGAGAATGGATGCCCCTGACCTTCTTGCGCAACAATAAAGGGGTTTTCGAGGATATGACCACCAGGACAGGCATCGGTGATCGTTCAGGATGGTGGACCAGTCTCTGTAGCGGGGATTTTGATAAGGATGGGGATTTGGACTTTGTGGCTGGAAACCTGGGGGAGAATTCCTATTACAAAGCTTCTCCTGCATACCCCGTATCCGTGTATGCCAAAGATTTTGACAGGAATGGAGTTACGGAAGCTATCCCGACCAGTTTTATCCGGGGAAAAGATACCGATAAAGAAGGACAGGAATTTCCGGCCCATACCCGGGATGATATCGTTGACCAGATGCCCTTCATCAAGAAACGGTTTCTGTCCTATCGTTCCTTTGGCTCAGCTACTTTTCATCAGCTATTTACTCCCGCTGAATTACAAGGGGCCCTACGATTAAAGGCCAATTGCCTTCAGAGTCATTATATCCGGAATGACGGGGGCGGAAAGTTTAGTTTACATCCACTACCGGCCATGGCGCAATATTCGGTGGTGAATGCCCTGGTGACCGCCGATTTCAATGCAGACGGGAACCTGGACCTTTTCCTTTCTACCAATGATTATAGCACTGAACCCGGGAATGGGCGATATGATGCATTACGTGGGCTTGTTCTCCAGGGGGATGGAAAAGGAGGCTTCAGGCCATTGTCCATGATGCAAAGCGGAGTGTGTATTCCCGGTAATGGGAAATCCGTGGCAGGGTTAAAGGCCGCAGATGGTTCCCGGCTTATTGTTTCCAGCCAGAACAGGGGAGCGGTACAGGTATTCCGGCAAAGGGATGGTAAGAAATAA